Below is a genomic region from Lonsdalea populi.
TACTCCGGCGCCTGCTCCGGCTGCGGCGAAACGCCGTATATCAAGATACTGACCCAGCTGTACGGCGACCGTCTGCTGGTCGCCAATGCCACGGGTTGCTCGTCGATTTACGGCGGCAACCTGCCGACGACGCCGTGGACCACCGATGCCAACGGTCGCGGCCCAGCCTGGGCCAACTCCCTGTTCGAAGATAACGCCGAGTTCGGTCTGGGCTTCCGCCTGAGCGTGGATCATCATCGCCAGCGAGCCCAGCGCCTGCTGAATCAGTTGGCGCCTCAGTTGCCCACCGAACTGGTCGCCTCTCTGCTGGAAGAAAATATCAAAACCGACGATCGTCGCCAGCAAATCGAGCAGCTGCGCGAGCAGTTGGCCGCGCTGACAAGTAATGAGGCGCGTCAGTTGGCGGAAGAGGCCGATCATCTGGTCGACAAATCCATCTGGCTGATCGGGGGCGATGGCTGGGCTTACGATATCGGCTACGGCGGTCTGGACCACGTGATGAGCCTGTCGGAAAACGTCAACGTTCTGGTGCTGGATACGCAGTGCTACTCCAACACCGGCGGTCAGCAGTCCAAAGCAACCCCGCTGGGCGCGGTGACCAAGTTTGGCGAAAACGGCAAACGCAAGGCGCGCAAAGATCTCGGCATCAACGTCATGATGTACGGACACGTCTATGTCGCACAGATCTCGCTGGGCGCTCAGCTCAATCAGACGGTAAAAGCCATTCAGGAAGCGGAAGCGTGGCCGGGCCCGTCACTGATTATCGCCTATAGCCCGTGTGAAGAGCACGGCTACGATTTGGCGTTCAGCCACGATCAGATGCGTCAGTTAACGGCCACCGGCTTCTGGCCGCTGTACCGCTTTGACCCGCGCCGCAGCGCGGAAGGTAAGCCGGCGCTGATGACGGATTCTCGTCCGCCGTCCGCCAGCCTGAGCGAGACGCTGCTCAAAGAGCAACGGTTCCGTCGTCTCAACACGCAGATGCCGGAAGAAACGGCCCTGCTGTATGAAGAAGCCGAGCTGGATCTGCGCCGCCGCTATGACTTCCTGACTCTGATGGCTGGCAAGGCCGAGAAGAACGTACAGGAGTCATAACCACCAAGATGACCTCCACGCCCTGTGCCGATACACCAGCTCAGGGCGTTTTTTATGGTAGGCAAACTTATCGGCCGCATCGTTCCAACTTGGCAGTATCCCCATCGGGAAGATGTCTCAGTCACTTTTTCATGCCGAAAACGAGAAACCGCGTTTGCAGGCTTCAAAAAGTGTGATTGGTTACACATGTTGTTTCCCAATTAAGTCGATCTGCCCATATAATGCACACAGGTCAATAATGACCCCAATAACCATTTTCCGCCGGTATGGCTTCACACTCAATTAAGATACCCATATGAGTCTTCGTGCGATTTTAACGTTCGTTTTAGTGGCAGCCAGCGTTAGCCAGGCAGCCTTCGCCGTAGTTTACCCTCTGCCCGCCGGCAACAGTCGGTTAGTGGGTCAGAATATTCACTTTACTATCCCCAGCGATAGCACCCAGGCTCTGGAACACATCGCCGCCCAGTTCCAGATGGGGCTGAGCAACATGATGGAAGCCAATCCGGGGATTGACGTTTACCTGCCGAAACCGGGCAGCGACATCATCATTCCTCAACAGTTGATCTTGCCTGACACACCGCGCCAGGGGATCGTCATCAACAGCGCCGAAATGCGTCTTTATTATTATCCTAAAGGCACCAATACGGTCGTGGTGCTGCCGATAGGCATCGGCGAATTGGGTAAAGACACTCCGATCAACTGGGTGACCTCGGTACAACGTAAGAAAGAGCGTCCGACGTGGACACCGACCGCCGCCATGCATGCCGAATATGCCGCGCGCGGAGAGAAGCTGCTCCCCGTCTACCCAGGGGGACCGGACAATCCAATGGGGCTTCATGCGCTGTATATCGGACGCCTGTACGCCATACACGGCACCAATGCCAACTTCGGCATCGGCCTGCGCGTCAGCCACGGCTGCGTACGTCTGCGTGCCGACGATATCAAATACCTGTTCGACCATGTGCCGGTCGGCACTCGCGTGCAGTTCATCAATGAACCGGTTAAAGCGACGACGGAGCCTGACGGTTCCCGCTACCTTGAGGTTCACCACCCGCTGTCACGCACCGTGGAAGAGTTCAACACCGACACGCCGGTTCCGCTAACGCTGACGCCTGCCGTGGCCCAAATTCTGGCTGATGCCAGCGTGAACGAGAGCACGGTCAATCAGGTGATTCACGATCGCCTTGGTATTCCGCTTAAGGTTAATGGCCCAACCAACGAGCCTGTTTCACCGGTTGCGCCGCAGAACGCCGAGCCAGTCGAACCACTGACCGTACAGCAGGCCGCACCGGAAGCAGCGACGCCTGCTGCGTCAGAAGCCAATCAAGAGGGAGTTCGGGCTCAGTCTGATAGCGCACAGCCGGAAACGGCAACGCCGGAAGAAAATGACGCGACGGCGGCCCCCACAGAACCGCCGAGCCAGTCTTAATTTCATCGACAGGGTGGCGCTTAGCCGCCCTTTTTTCGCTTTACCCCGCCCCACGCCAGTTCACCGTTTACGCCAACTGCCCCGGCTGGCTCAATAAACCGTGCGTGATAGAACGTGCGAAAGATCGGCCATCCCATATTGAACGGCTAATGCTGAGGATAAAGATGATTAGATCAGCGCAGCCTGCTTTAGTTCGCTTTTCAGATAGGCGTAATAGATAGGCGCGGCGATCACGCCGGATAAGCCAAAGGCCGCTTCAAATACCAGCATCGCCAGCAAAATTTCCCAGGCGTGAGCGTTAATGCGCGTCCCGACAATCTGCGCATTAAGGAAATATTCCAAATTATGAATCAACATCAGGTATAGCAGTGCGCCCAGCGACGTCGGCAACGAGATTGAAAGCGCAGAAATGAAGACCATCGCGTTGGAGATCAAATTTCCGACCACGGGCAGCAGGCCGAACACAAACGTCAGCACCACCAGCGTTTTCGAAAATGGCAGACGGATCCCAAAAGCCGGCAGGACGCCTAATATAAAAACGGCGGAGAGGATCGTGTTCACCAGCGAAATTTTTACCTGCGCGAAGACGATATTGCGAAATGAGGCCGACAACAGGGCAATGCGATGGAGCAGCTCCATTTTGAGCAACGGCTTGTCCACGCGATGATCGACGTTATACAGCGAGATAATCGCCCCCAGGATCATGCCTATCAGCATCGTAATAAAACCGTGCAGGAAGCTTTTCCCCAGGTTCTGCAAAATCGCCACATGCTGCTGCAGCCACAGCAGGATCTCTTGCTGCAGCTCGTCGACGCTGACCGGCAGGTAGCCCGGCATAAAGGCCATGATCTGGGATTGCACATCACCCAAAATGTAGGCGATACGCGCATTGAAAACGCGGGTGTCTCTCATTTCCTGCATCAACAGCCCCACCAACGCAGCAAACATGAAGCTCAGAAGGCTCACGACCAAAACACTGATCACCGCCACGACCGCCAGACGGGCGCGCTTGCCGCTAATGACCTTCTGGAAGTAAGGCGTCAAAAGATTAATGATTTCGTACACCAGAAAACCGGCGATAAAACAGGCCAGTAAGCGCAACTGAATCAACAGCAGCAATCCTCCCATGATAAAGACAAAACTTAACAAACGGGCCTGTTTCAAATTCAACAACTGCATGATGGCGTCCTGTATCCGTAGTGCTGCCTCAAAAGCATCGCCTTCCTTTGTTCACTGATACGGCGAACCTCGCAGAAAGAGCGATGATCTGACAATGAAATGCTGTTTCTGCAATTATTCTTCGCGTTTTACCTTAGAAACACC
It encodes:
- a CDS encoding L,D-transpeptidase family protein — protein: MSLRAILTFVLVAASVSQAAFAVVYPLPAGNSRLVGQNIHFTIPSDSTQALEHIAAQFQMGLSNMMEANPGIDVYLPKPGSDIIIPQQLILPDTPRQGIVINSAEMRLYYYPKGTNTVVVLPIGIGELGKDTPINWVTSVQRKKERPTWTPTAAMHAEYAARGEKLLPVYPGGPDNPMGLHALYIGRLYAIHGTNANFGIGLRVSHGCVRLRADDIKYLFDHVPVGTRVQFINEPVKATTEPDGSRYLEVHHPLSRTVEEFNTDTPVPLTLTPAVAQILADASVNESTVNQVIHDRLGIPLKVNGPTNEPVSPVAPQNAEPVEPLTVQQAAPEAATPAASEANQEGVRAQSDSAQPETATPEENDATAAPTEPPSQS
- a CDS encoding AI-2E family transporter, with protein sequence MQLLNLKQARLLSFVFIMGGLLLLIQLRLLACFIAGFLVYEIINLLTPYFQKVISGKRARLAVVAVISVLVVSLLSFMFAALVGLLMQEMRDTRVFNARIAYILGDVQSQIMAFMPGYLPVSVDELQQEILLWLQQHVAILQNLGKSFLHGFITMLIGMILGAIISLYNVDHRVDKPLLKMELLHRIALLSASFRNIVFAQVKISLVNTILSAVFILGVLPAFGIRLPFSKTLVVLTFVFGLLPVVGNLISNAMVFISALSISLPTSLGALLYLMLIHNLEYFLNAQIVGTRINAHAWEILLAMLVFEAAFGLSGVIAAPIYYAYLKSELKQAALI